The Helianthus annuus cultivar XRQ/B chromosome 15, HanXRQr2.0-SUNRISE, whole genome shotgun sequence genomic sequence ATTTTATCTTAAATTGCATTCCTCCTGTGGGAACATACCACCTTTCAGATACGAATCATTGCAGGCAGGTACCTAGTACATCGGTTTTAGTAGTTAGGAAATTATGTTTCATGGACTTTGTTTGTTTACCCATCTAATttaatttattattgttatttgttTAGGTGGCAGATGGGTGGATCTCATCAGACGAGGTATGCTATTATTGTTATCACAGTTAGTTGATTTGGTTTGGTTAAAAGGGATTGATTGATTGGTATGAAACAAgggttaataataataataatttatgttTTTGCTAAACCTTTTGGTTCATCTCTTAGAGGGGCCATTGGACTTTGTTTACCCATGTAATTTATTTGCTTTGCTGCTGTGATTGTTTAGGAAGAACCCCCCCTCTCCCCAGATGGGATCTCGTCAGTTGATGAGGTATTCTTAATCACATAATAAACCTATCTATCTTGGTTCATTTTAGGAAATTATTATTATGTTTTTGCTAAACCTTTTGGTTGGTTTATAGCTAACGCGAGTGATTGGTTTCGCCAGGCCCCGCCTTTTGGGGCCATTCAAATTCGGTGAATATACTGAACGCACCCAACCTCGCTGTATTCCTTATCATCTCTATTTGCTGCTCAAGCAAGCAGTTGCTATCATCAAGTCGTCGCCCACCAAAACCACAAAATTGAAAATGGTTGAGAAAAAAATTCGGTTTTTTTGCAACTACTTCCACTCTCATCTGCCACCTGGCTGGAAATAGTATGCCCTTTTCTTTTCTCTATCTCCCCTTTTATCATTTTAAAGGTTTTTATTATGCTCATTTTCTTTCCTTTTGCAGCAAACGGGACCGAGCCAGCAAAGAAGTTGAAAGCTATGACCCCACACGTAAGCCTAGATACGATATGTCTGGTTACACCCCTATCTCCTCTTTTACAGGCGCGCATGTGGAGTTTGAGTATGATGAGCAGACCCGTCTCTCGCGACAAAGCATGATTGCTACTATGTGGATTATTCACTCACGTCAGACGCCTATCCTTTGGGAACTGTCCCCGGAGCAGTTGTCATTCTATTGTAAAATATGTTCCTGCTTTGGTATTGATTACCATCGTTTAGAGGCCGCTTCTGAGGATGATGTGCGTTTGATGTTTGTGGGAGTTTCTAAGTAGGGGTAAAACGAAAAACTTATGtaagatgaaaagtatgggggaccaaagttgaaaacaAAAAAGTGTTGGGGGTTGAAttataaaagatgaaaagctttttggtaaaagtaaaaaagtcaaaggggtaaAATGCAAGAGATTAAAATCTtagggttaaaagtgaaaaaatgcaaaagttttttgaaaaactcccgaGGCCTATATTACAACAACATAGAGCACAACTTTGTTGGAAATTTATAGTTTGGAAATAGGTGATGCTTGACCTTGTGAAGTGAAAGGAAGAAACTTTCAAGTTCAAAGTAAACTAATGTAGCAGACAGATTTGAACCAATAATGGTACACATGTGGTGAAGCCGTCAGCACACCCGCCGCAACGTGCGGGCATTCCCACTAGTGTGTATAATATCATTTCTTACTGAAAATCACACGACTATGTGAGGATTATTTATATAGTCCTACTCTAATTACAAAACTTAATTTCTAAACTTCCCAAATGTTCAAATATTATGCTTGGTGTTATTTTTTGAAAGGTGAACTTCTCAACAGACGGATGATTCAAGCCAGACGACCTGGCCACGCCCCATTCTGTCCCGAGGACTATTAACGGGCCCACGCCTCAGTAGAATGGGACATTTGACTTTCTCCGAGAAAATTTCAGGCCTCCTGCCCTTAGACAGAAGTTGCACCCTCCACACGAGTCACCGCCTGTCGAGACTGACCGACTCTTATTATTTTCAAAGATGTATACCAACTTAAAAATTAATATCTAGAAGTAAAACCTAGTGATCATCGATATCTTTCGTTTATGTATATTTTTTGGAGAGCAAATTTCACTCCATGGTCCAAATACTTGCAACTCACCATCTTGTAAACCTTTTATGAAACTTTGTTTTAGAATTAACAATTTATggattttttaaaattatttccAATCAAAATATTGTGAATGGATGGTTTCTTATTCATTATTTTCATTATAGATATCTTTCTATTTTCTAGTAAACAATGTGGGTAAATTGTTTGGACATTTAAAAGTTACCAAACTTGTTTAGACATTCATCCACTTCTAGCATCTACCTTAAATTTGATGATCAATTTTCATTTATAACTTAATATGAAATGAATCATTAAGTTTACAAGTGATTAACGCGACAATGCTAGTGATTCGAGTTAATGAAATACATTTATCGTTTCTATGTGATTAATGCGATAATGCTAGTGATTCAAGTGTCTTTTACAAAAATATGTATGCATGCATAGTAAgaaccccaaaaaaaaaaaaaaaaaaaaaacaatcgcCCTTGCATGAATATATTATAGGGAGTATCTAAATCCGCCTTTATTTATTTCCTCTTCCTTGTGCTAATGGTTAGCAACTCAAAGCTGAGAAGAGCATCGACACGGCCACTTCTTGAGGCTATTGGATGAACAAATGATGATGATTTAGACCCAAAACTAGGTTGAGAATAATTATGTTGGATTGAGGCTATTGGATGAACAAATGATGATGATTTAGACCCAAAACTAGGTTGAGAATAATTATGTTGGATAGTTGACGCACAACCACTTCCTGTGCCTAGGCGCTTGGATCGGCCATCACTACGCTCACCGTATGAGCTTGATCTGTTACTGCTTGACACCACTACTCTTTATGTAAACCCAAACGTTACTTATAACAACCCcatgtaaaaaaagaaaaaaatagcattttaaaatttattttgaCAACTTGTACATTTGTGTATTTCTAACTCGTACATTATCACACAAAACTCGTTTTGAAAGAAACCCATATTGAagcgtagataaaaataagcaagttGCAACGGTATGcataattttataaaacattatattctaaaaattataaataaacaaCCAAAAAAGAAGGTTATGAGTGTGCCACATGCCAACATGTGATTGGtcaaaaaaatattaaaagaaaaaaacataGGAGAAAGTGGAGGGTCATCTTGTAATTTTTAGAGAGGTATGATGCCTAACTTCCACAAACATGCTTTAATTGTGTGCACCTCATGGTTCAAGACTTGTACTATTAGCTAGAAAGACCAAATCTGCCAAACCAAAAAAAGGAAGGACCAAATCCGAGAGATGCATTCACCACCGACTTTGGTTTTTAGTATAACATTATGAGAGAGACGAAAACAATAGAGAACTAAAGATATACTGACCCTTTCTCTAGAACTCGATCCACAacttgaggatacttcaatgtagtCCAGTCAAATACGTAGTCAAACTGATAACCTGAGAAAATTATTATTGTTATGAGAACCAAAAATGATTATAACATGACCACATTTCCGGATATCCTTTTCTTTCCTTAAATAATGACTGCCCTTTATTTGTATATTTAAGGATGCTATATTTCTAGGTCATGTGTTTTTTTTCACAGTTATCATAAGGGGGGGGGGATTTTAGGTCAAATTGCTAGTAATGGTTTTGACAATTGAGAACCAAAACTAAACCGTTGGAAAAATTAAGCCGAACCGAACCAAACTAAGaatcaaattgtgggtttcatgATTTTGGGCTTATTGGACCTTTTATAACAAATGcataaaatacaataaaaaataaGGGATGGTTTTCGAACGGTTAAAACTTAAAACTCGACTCGATGCATTGTATTGCTAAGCAAAGCCCAGTAATGTATATAGTCCAACTTGAAATAATTAAAGGCCCAagcaaaatataaaaataattacGTAGCAAAAAACCCTACGGTCCGGTTTGGTGTGTTTCCAACCGTTTACGAGTATAACTGTAAACCAAACCATTCGTTAGGGTGTGAAAGACAGACGCCAAATTTAGAAAACCAACCGTGAAACCAAACCGGTAACCGGTCTAAGCAAAGTCCAATAGTGTGTATAGTCCATTAGTCCAACTTGAAATAATTAAGGGGCCAAGTAAAATATAAACAAATTACATAGCCCAAGATCCTACGGTCCAGTTCGGTGTGTTACCGAATATAAACGGTAAACTAAACCGTTCATTATGGTTTGAAAGACCGCCAATAGATTTTAAAAAACCGACCTAGAAACCAAACCGATAACCAGTTTGGATGGTTTCACGATTTCAAACTGAACCATCAACATCTATGTTAAATAGGatttgttggttcagttctgtttgtgcatgaaggaaaacaatacaaatcatacctgtcacagcagatagtgcagaggagaatccagtaatagagttcgacatgcctgtcatcttgatctggttcctccttagggtgctgactgatgatggggacttagagaaCCGAAAAggggtatcggttatggagaggaggtttcgtgatgatgttatggcttatggggtctgtgaattgtgaaactgagtaacccttaaacctccacataactctccttatataagcacccaggaggaaacctaattagttactaagggtaatatggtccatcaacaattaccaactaattaaataataggttctaatatattttgatctctataatgtaaatgattaagatggctatagattaaatattaatacttaatatatttaatcttacattctcccacttagccgagtaatcatttactatgagtattagataagcctgatcaggagttaacactcattttagccttaaacaagtactatagcagagaaatacagccgttgaatcatcatgcgactcaggacccccattaatcatactatagccttaatttaaaacctaatcatcatgatcaaaatacacgtaagccctttgtttgatttgtaacttttatttgtctatatgccattataccggttgaacatattctaacagacatacaaaatcaaacttgaggaaaattaactaatacttagtcattcatagtacgatatgcggTTGCGCATggccattaattaatacccgtctatgagctctcttagtaagacttatgggtaatagcccttcagttataggatccttaagcatatcatgaatgtattcgatacaaaacttagtttcctcaattcgttcataaacgaataattaattaattgtgtatcgaaacttaatgcagcacctcttgaactgttactgttcaaggagttatggtagctgactttatcacactaattcttcaaaacattatatggagttaataaacttatgagtccactgattaaatttccaacaacatttagtgaccatgttatgtcgttataacttaggttgttaatatcagtgcattatgactcctccatgaaataggttttgtctgctgacataaagatatacccaaaactgcattttataatctttgaatatctcaaagttagagtaataaaccggttttaattctcacttcttctttaaattgtagtctctcgtttcttttaaagatattgtaatactccattagatgctacacattaatctagacatatctagtgtgttgcaatatgagtaatatctaaacgagtatagacttaaacttacataaggcttctaattaatgaagcataaataaataatctcatttatcctattatcctctaaaggagagcaatattgattgttacatatgtaaggacccatttaatgttaaacttatggaacgaaactaatatcccattgggtctatcttagtatgttatgatatcaatcacgtaagagatatctctgagttttattatatcaaagtttgtgttaacaatgctttgacttatgtaacatatgcttgtcaaagaatgtcatctatatagacaagtttattttagttgctcccactcatcttgaggtaggtacattaatccacttgattcttgatgaaaataattacgttagcttttcatcacattatgatgtttgcattaacccatacatggatattattggcttacaaacaaagtgttctttaaccttcagtttgaaactttaggttgctatctaatgaacatgtaaatgtgtcagccatttattagggaaaatcgttttaatgttcatctaatgtagcttaaaactattataagctactagaacagtgatgatcctcaaagaaatcttttgttagatatgcaataaagattctttaataatttatctcttcctgagtacaacctttgacaatcaatcatgcttttgagtgtcttaacgcttatattaggatttggtttagtcatgaacactcttaggtaacttAATCAAATCCCAATCGTTATAAGAACACACAAAGTCAGTTTCACTATAAAACTGTTATATTCCATTCAAATGATTGAtttacactaatggcttaatttgaagagataggatcagtaaacatttccaaaatccatttcaacttcaattagggaggttatgaaatcatcaaagttagtaggcttttaaacctagatgacctcctgagttgattattgggttcattagaagtttcaattttatggattagctcttggttaggttgctatcattttcattctaagtttgtaagagttggtacagtatagtgtacaagaggtgtaatcggagttaaattcggagtgaatttaatgacactcttccccccgcctcttgtattccttgcaagtcataataaggactttgactgctcccactaaccttagaaatctttaggaactcagcatgcttagggtcaatacttaacgaccaacaaattctaatagagaaaacaaattaatgacattaatcgttgtagtttctcttgttgaggattatgttagtttaggtaagaaatctaagtgcgcccacaattaagcaacaatgaaacttttgtaagagtagcattagatttaaggagataaggtttgattgaacagtgtcgtgatggagcgatgtcttgtacaagaggtgtgaatttaatgacactcttccccacctcttgcaactattgcaagttattattaagacacttaatgctcccactgatctttaatatctctagaatgctacaagagaagtttcaatgagctacgtgacgtgggaacctatcacatatatgttagactttatttgatttctttaatgtccagatatcataagaaactttaaggacatatttaatagaaatctgattaactacatatatgaatagagttcttctaagaccgtaggccatatgcgacaaagtttagatacaagttgatagtctttcaaatgataaatgaattatgtctgaatattccatttggaataagttccacgaatgtcaatgaatgacttatgatggacccatacttattccttaagccaaataatatttagggctgtaacgtcatgatttaaaatcacttaaaatgagattagatgaataatcatcctcattaaccacgTCATGATTTCTCATAaattttggttctaatggatgaaatttataagtctcattttccttttgtcaaattctcgtTAGCATGATGACAAAGGTTGTGAAaaataaggtatcatctagtttcatcttggtaatgtttctatccagatatttagaacaaataagaggagagtttaagataagtgtgactttatgttgactatgcaaacctcacaaccttcataacattgcttaattatgatactgtattctgattaatctccagaatatataaggtatcgaaaagcgttgttggaagactgttcattatggttcttatagtcttaacatttaattttgtcactaactctcatgttagttatttgtcgagttctggtaaggaaacgtatggaactagagtcaactaatcatgtgttaattggaatattaaaattatcagacttaaatatcattagtaagtttctatctaattaatttatccaactgttctttagaataatggatagtctcgttgcttatgcctaatctaatgacataattatgcagtgagattttcccttgaagaaccttaacgttgggattagcacttgtaatttgtctatggactttagaacaatcctctcttaaggttttagtggttgtaaggtgaataacatcttattttccagtttcaaacatttatttctatgtacatatgttgcttatcaacacactcgttatactttggtacttttgagtgttatagctgatttataatgcatcaaattgtacaaatgaaaacttagtatgtaatgtactggaaaatgtacttatttccatgcgtaagcccttaactttatgggtcatggtattgtacattataatatattcacatataccacttaaccatataatttataattagttaaataaagacatgcaccttaggagttcttgtaattgttccacaattatagattagtcttaggaaaaacttaatctggaataactttagtgatagcaattatgttagagagttcttgattatcataagagacatcatgttcgatttatcctaatcatcatgctctacttttcttctgtagtgccttatcagaagagagcaataaggttatcgtgtcttaagagataatcaaggatttaatttaagagctaattcttatagaaactttaaataaagcaaaacattttaggcttaggaattagagtggatgagatatagatttatagaagaaaattatagtgagtaaaattatgggtactaagaataaggcagacaaaatgatcacaaaaattaattgaggatcattaatataaggatcattatgtgaagaggttgtgatacgtctattactaacatcaaaataatagactacttaaaattctacttaaacgaagacaaaacagctttggccagaagtgtaatcatttaagcatatgtgcaaagtggttgtaacaaatcagctttggccagaaattgagacaaacactttagttatgcacttgttgaatatgccatctatgaatgaattagatcagctttggccagaaataaagacattcatgcttatgatgcataCACAACATAGCTtttcgtaatacttggatgataagtagatgcatcaagtcagctttggccagaaatgatgcatcagaagctcattcaagtaaagTCATTTTGGTTtctgtaaaacattatttgatcctcattaattaactaaataattacaaaaaccaataatttaatagcaaaccacccgttagcgcggatcgaactaacgattaaataatgagatttcgagtcgcaaccacgatttcgactaatgacgttatggttgcgagtcgcaactacggtttcgactagtcacgttatggttgcgagtcgcaactacggtttcgactactcacgttatggttgcgagtcgcaacctcatggttgcgagtgatgacgttatggttgcgagtcgcaacctcatggttgcgagtcatgacgttatggttgcgagtagcaacctcatggtctcgactaatgacgttatggttgcgagtagcaacctcatggttgcgagtagcaacctcgtggtctcgagtagcaacctcatggttgcgagtagcaacctcatgttctcgaaacttcctgttacagctgttaattgtgatgacataactgaaaattcgaaatctaagggattatgggatattatttcctgttttaaagtgatctaattttatcaacatatttcgaaaataataactgtttatctaataacagtttcgaataaaaattaaaagataaaattagatcaaacatggaaaaaacacccattaatcctaaatcattccaaatcataacagaattttcgaattttcacatgaacatgatgaaccctaatcataaaaataaaattctggaacccgaaacctgaattttaatagttttactaaacagatttcggctaaaatTATAATCCAGTTAATTCGGTGAACAAAAACAATTAATCTTTTCATCGAaatcatgatttcgagtcgattcttatgactcgaaaccggctgttaaGGTCATAcggtttttaaagaaaaattccgttttccaagtttcaatcccagaattatggatacgaaaacagaactgactaatcaacatatgctctgataccacatgttggttcagttctgtttgtgcatgaaggaaaacaatacaaatcatacctgtcacagcagatagtgcagaggagaatccagtaatagagttcgacatgcctgtcatcttgatctggttcctccttagggtgctgactgatgatggggacttagagaaCCGAAAAggggtatcggttatggagaggaggtttcgtgatgatgttatggcttatggggtctgtgaattgtgaaactgagtaacccttaaacctccacataactctccttatataagcacccaggaggaaacctaattagttactaagggtaatatggtccatcaacaattaccaactaattaaataataggttctaatatattttgatctctataatgtaaatgattaagatggctatagattaaatattaatacttaatatatttaatcttacaggaTTATAATATCTACCTTCTCTGATGAACAGATCACGAAAAAGCTTCTTCAAGTAGGAATAATTTGGCTTGTCATCAAATCGCAATGATCGACAATAATGGAGATATGATGCGAATTCGGAAGGATAAGATTCACAAAGCGACTGTAGGATAGAAGTCAGTGGGATAAAAAAAATAGTCATTTTAAAAGTGTATAACACACAAAATTGCTATATTTATGTGTATATAAATGGTACCTCAACGGACGTAACCTTCTTCTTTTCGCAAATTTTGTCATATCTCTGCTTCTTAGTGTCCGCTTGGCGTCCTTGTCCTTGCCAGGGAAGGCTGAAACAATATACACATATAGataagaaaagaaaataaacaaaaagACGTACCAGTATAATCCTACTCATAGCAACATATATAGAAGAAAAGAAATAAtttagaaatttaaaaaaaattagtctATAAGTTAAACATATATTTCAACCTTCCTCTCAGGAAATACATGAGTATATAGCCAATAGACTCTAGATCATCCCTCCTGCTTTGCTCTGCCATTCACAACCAAATAAATCTAAGAGTTAACTTCCGTTTTGTTCCctgtaatttggtcattttaacggttttgccccaatagtttaaaaatagtcattttcctcccagatttttctaacttatcgtcattttgctccctgcctctaactccatccaaaaaatccattaactagaagggtattttggtaattttatagataaaagcaagggcatgtaagtcttttcacctaaataaacctataacttgtttatttacatgtatataagtaattCTTTTCTGTTCCCCCATCTTTCCAACCACTCTCTCTATCGGCCACCACCATCCACACCACCTGCAACTACCACATGCCGACCACGACTACTGCGACTTTTAACTAAACATTTTAATTAAGTTAGAGCCAGGGAGTAAACTATTGACATACCCCTACTTTTAATTGAAcattttaactgagttagagccagagagcaaactggcgacaaactcgaaagatcagggaggaaattcattatttttaaactattggatcaaaaccgttaaaatgacaaAATCACAGGGAACAAAACGAAAGTTAACTCTATATCTAAAGAAGTTTTTGATATGATATTATATGATATGTGACGGTGAACATCACTTACCAACTCCGAGGTGGGTGTTAACACTAGCATAACGAGCCGTTCCAATGAGATTTTTGTTTTCCCTAAAATTTTATAGATATAAATGTGTCAGATCAAACAACAAAATTTATATATACCACTGTATCATGTATAACACAATATACTACCACCCAAAACCAATACCCGAAAACAATATTGAATGTTAATCTTTAATACCTATATTGTATATGCTTGCGAGTCTGAAGATCCATATACTTCCTTGCAAGACCATAATCAATAATGTACACCTGTGTTCAAATCAAGACCACACGAAATGTGGTGTATACTTGTTAGAGGATCAAGTTTTACCCAACGGAAAAGGCTCTTTCATTAGAAACATAAACACCcacaaattatatataaaaaaagctAGGTGGTATAACTGAACGCGCATCGTACATGATAAAGCATGAGAAAGAGACCACCTGATTTTCGTTGCGCCCTAGACCCATCAAAAAGTTTTCTGGCTTAATGTCGCGGTGAACAAGGCCTTTTGAATGCATATATTCAACTCTGTTTATCTGAACGAACGAATAAGCAAGCGTTAATACACAAAATTTAACAAACCCCCTATGTGAAATGATGCAGCATACTTACTAACTGATCTGCAAGCATTAAAACTGTTTTCAGAGTCAACTTCCTATTACAATAATTAAACAAGTCTTCCAAACTCGGTCCAAGAAGGTCGATAACCATAGCATTGTATTCTCCATCAACAGTAACACCATCCCATTTTAGGTGCGGAACACCGGCTGTATGTATGgtaataataaaaatgaaaaaacgCGCGACAAAGTAATATTATAATAAGAATGAGACGTGACGTGACTCACTTCCTCCTTGGAGAAGCTTGTACAATTTAGACTCATAGAGAAGCTGAGGATGATTAGTCTTTGTATATTCCTGACAGATTAAGATTCATATACAATGACATTAGGGGCAGCGATTCCTAACACTACACGAAGAAATAAAAGGTTTTAGGTGGCTGACACGACGCTTTTATTAAACAAGTCAACCCGAACATGACCTGTTTTGTAAAATTGGGTTGACCCAAACACGACCTGATTAATAACTGGGTTAGCATGATGACCCGTTTCAGGGTTTTTAAAAAAGTCAAGAATTTTAGATTTTAAAGATGAAAAGTgtaagaaaaaaaataaagattaAATATTTTGACTTCTATTTTTTCTTCTAACTATTATCtttaggggactaggggtggtttcactagtgatagaatttatcactcacaagcaccaatcaagtttcgccatgtcattgaccatttttccatcactcacaaccatttttagtgggggtggtcatcactcatcaccacacccaacaatttccccccaaccaacaattccaCTCACAAACCCAAACCATCACGGCGTTAACTTTTCCACGCGTTAAACTTTCAAACATTCCATCACTCGTTATGTGATATGGTGGCGGTGGGAAGGACATAAGGGAGCACGCGTTATACAGCCCATCACTGGACCGCCCCGTCCACTCTTACAGTGAAATTAATTTCCCTTTTGAACCCTTTCATCAGCTCTTCACTTCCAACAATTTTATTTTACTAGTTCTAACCACCCATCCTCCAAACTTTTCGCCCCTGACGCGATGCGGTTCCTCAAGTGGGTTCAGCAAGTGGTAAGCACCGCGCATGTTAagggcagaattttgtgtttagcagggtagggtttgctattcagaagggggtagcagcgcaacttgttgctcgtctacctgccattagtctATAATTATCTAATCAAATTAAAAGAACAACAATTACAAAAAGGTTTCATTTAACTATTTAAGCCGGggtaattaattatttaaattattCCTAAGTCAATAGGCATTACTCATATTCATAAATAAACATTAAATGGTCG encodes the following:
- the LOC110910508 gene encoding uncharacterized protein LOC110910508 translates to MMKSQQQQRSNNNKASSTTSKRKRKMKSSQGTTLLLKEEVLKLSCEEFKMMPQLCSIDDAFHLSHSEFSEIFYLFVSGRLAATEEYMKWNLYAKAFYLKLHSSCGNIPPFRYESLQVADGWISSDEEEPPLSPDGISSVDELTRVIGFARPRLLGPFKFGEYTERTQPRCIPYHLYLLLKQAVAIIKSSPTKTTKLKMVEKKIRFFCNYFHSHLPPGWKYKRDRASKEVESYDPTRKPRYDMSGYTPISSFTGAHVEFEYDEQTRLSRQSMIATMWIIHSRQTPILWELSPEQLSFYCKICSCFGIDYHRLEAASEDDVRLMFVGVSK
- the LOC110914757 gene encoding casein kinase 1-like protein 10 isoform X2; translated protein: MDLVIDGKFKLGKKIGNGSFGEIYLGVNVLSGEEVAVKLEYTKTNHPQLLYESKLYKLLQGGTGVPHLKWDGLTLKTVLMLADQLINRVEYMHSKGLVHRDIKPENFLMGLGRNENQVYIIDYGLARKYMDLQTRKHIQYRENKNLIGTARYASVNTHLGVEQSRRDDLESIGYILMYFLRGSLPWQGQGRQADTKKQRYDKICEKKKVTSVESLCESYPSEFASYLHYCRSLRFDDKPNYSYLKKLFRDLFIREGYQFDYVFDWTTLKYPQVVDRVLEKGSVYL
- the LOC110914757 gene encoding casein kinase 1-like protein 10 isoform X1 yields the protein MDLVIDGKFKLGKKIGNGSFGEIYLGVNVLSGEEVAVKLEYTKTNHPQLLYESKLYKLLQGGTGVPHLKWDGVTVDGEYNAMVIDLLGPSLEDLFNYCNRKLTLKTVLMLADQLINRVEYMHSKGLVHRDIKPENFLMGLGRNENQVYIIDYGLARKYMDLQTRKHIQYRENKNLIGTARYASVNTHLGVEQSRRDDLESIGYILMYFLRGSLPWQGQGRQADTKKQRYDKICEKKKVTSVESLCESYPSEFASYLHYCRSLRFDDKPNYSYLKKLFRDLFIREGYQFDYVFDWTTLKYPQVVDRVLEKGSVYL